TGGGACATGATGCGGGTCATTACCAAGTCATGGCGAGCCGTAAGTGGAACCAAATTATTCAGGTTCTGGCTGGGAATTGCCTTACTGGGATTAGCATTGCTTGGTGGAAATGGACTCACAATCAGCATCATATTGCCTGCAACAGCCTCGACTATGATCCTGATCTTCAACACATGCCGGTCTTTGCTGTGTCCACAAAGTTCTTTCATTCGCTTACTTCGGTCTTTTATGGAAGGAAGATGGATTTTGATCATGTGGCTAGGTTTTTAGTTAGCCATCAGCATCTTACTTATTATCCTATCATGATTGTTGGAAGGGTCAACTTATTTATTCAGACCTTCTTGTTGTTGTCATCCAAGAGAAGCATCCCCAATAGGACTTTGAACATAATTGGAATCCTTTTTTTCTGGACTTGGTTTCCTCTCCTTGTTATGTGTCTTCCTAGTTGGACTGAGAGGGTGATGTTCGTGCTTGTGAGCTTCACAGTGACAGCACTTCAGCACATTCAGTTCACTTTGAACCATTTTTCAGGAGATACTTACCTTGGACCACCTACTGGAAATGATTGGTTTGAGAAGCAGGCTGCTGGAACCATTGATATTTCGTGCTCAAAGTACATGGACTGGTTCTTTGGTGGTCTGCAGTTTCAGCTAGAGCACCATTTGTTCCCCCGATTA
Above is a window of Fragaria vesca subsp. vesca linkage group LG7, FraVesHawaii_1.0, whole genome shotgun sequence DNA encoding:
- the LOC101304804 gene encoding delta(8)-fatty-acid desaturase-like isoform 1, giving the protein MEEKMEVERKYITVEELKLHNKPGDLWISIQGKIYNVSDWVNDHPGGATILYDLGGQDVTDGFMAYHPSTVWKRLGKYFNGYHLKDFEISEASKDYRKLHAEITQMGLFENKGHGALYNITTIVVLLYLVVYGVLKSDSVLVHFVCAVMLGVLWIMGAYMGHDAGHYQVMASRKWNQIIQVLAGNCLTGISIAWWKWTHNQHHIACNSLDYDPDLQHMPVFAVSTKFFHSLTSVFYGRKMDFDHVARFLVSHQHLTYYPIMIVGRVNLFIQTFLLLSSKRSIPNRTLNIIGILFFWTWFPLLVMCLPSWTERVMFVLVSFTVTALQHIQFTLNHFSGDTYLGPPTGNDWFEKQAAGTIDISCSKYMDWFFGGLQFQLEHHLFPRLPRCQLRTVSPTVKELCKKHNLPHRSLSFWDANVTTIRVLRKAALQAWDMTLPVPKNLAWEAINTHG